A genomic region of Arcobacter sp. F2176 contains the following coding sequences:
- the rnc gene encoding ribonuclease III produces MSDYANLEKCLDYQFKNKDLIVEALTHKSFKKPYNNERLEFLGDAVLNLIVGEYLYKKFPESNEGDLSKIRASLVNETGFTKLANEIKLGDYIYLSIAEERNKGRTKASILSDAFESIMGAIYLESGLEVLKPIILNLLEKSYDKINLDVLFSDYKTALQEITQAEFGSIPEYKIEGSYGPDHKKEFEVSIWINNQCYGQAIGKSKKLAQQSVAKIALDKLKG; encoded by the coding sequence ATGAGTGATTATGCAAATTTAGAAAAGTGCCTGGATTATCAGTTTAAAAATAAAGATCTGATAGTCGAAGCACTTACCCACAAAAGTTTTAAGAAACCGTACAATAATGAACGACTAGAATTTTTAGGTGATGCAGTTTTAAACTTAATAGTTGGTGAGTATTTATACAAAAAGTTTCCCGAATCAAATGAGGGAGATTTATCAAAAATAAGAGCATCTTTAGTAAATGAAACTGGCTTTACTAAATTAGCAAATGAGATAAAACTTGGTGATTATATCTATTTATCAATAGCAGAAGAGAGAAATAAAGGAAGAACAAAAGCTTCTATTTTATCCGATGCCTTTGAATCAATAATGGGTGCTATTTATTTAGAATCTGGATTAGAAGTTTTAAAACCTATAATTCTAAATTTATTAGAAAAATCATATGATAAAATAAATTTAGATGTACTATTTAGTGACTACAAAACAGCTCTTCAAGAGATAACACAAGCTGAATTTGGCTCAATTCCAGAATATAAAATTGAAGGTTCTTATGGACCTGATCATAAAAAAGAATTTGAAGTCTCAATTTGGATAAATAACCAATGTTATGGACAAGCTATAGGGAAAAGTAAAAAATTAGCACAACAATCTGTTGCTAAAATTGCTTTAGATAAATTAAAAGGTTAA
- a CDS encoding lipopolysaccharide assembly protein LapB: MQSAFEYRDPLFGILVLLLLIFVISFLTYTFGVYKEKLARKEYRKLLKRFELGKLKEEDYVHLYKTYNLPFDSILLLASTFLHKGDYTKAISVYLALLEHVKDRVKKEELLELLGSTYFKGGFLQRSREIFLKILKFSPRNNEALKYLLLINERLKEYDKAIDVLNSLEEIDVDTVRDRIYIETLIILNDPIISFDKKTEKLYSFFKLNKIIERMFLEYLLQFNKEFFWENIDKFDLTKIIDLLWYLDFNDIDFDKVDSNEVLKELYNAKGYLNNLEKSEDFSFQILMLIKRNNADINADLNFDFLCTTCKKTLPIYSTRCPHCHNTLTFKVKHSLIKGISEKNQSLQ, from the coding sequence TTGCAATCAGCATTTGAGTATAGGGATCCACTTTTTGGAATCTTAGTACTTCTATTACTTATATTCGTAATTTCATTTTTAACTTATACTTTTGGTGTTTATAAAGAAAAACTTGCCAGAAAAGAGTACAGAAAACTTCTTAAGCGTTTTGAATTGGGAAAGCTAAAAGAAGAGGATTATGTACACCTATATAAAACTTATAATTTACCTTTTGATTCTATTTTACTTTTAGCATCTACTTTTTTACATAAAGGTGATTATACAAAAGCTATTAGTGTTTATTTAGCGCTTTTAGAGCATGTAAAAGATAGAGTAAAAAAAGAAGAACTCCTTGAACTTTTGGGATCTACTTACTTTAAAGGTGGTTTTTTACAAAGGTCAAGGGAGATATTTTTAAAGATTTTAAAATTTTCTCCAAGAAATAATGAAGCACTAAAATATTTACTCTTGATTAATGAAAGACTAAAAGAGTATGACAAAGCTATTGATGTTTTAAATTCATTAGAAGAAATAGATGTAGATACAGTAAGAGATAGAATTTATATAGAAACACTAATAATACTAAATGATCCAATTATTTCATTTGACAAAAAAACAGAAAAACTTTATAGCTTTTTTAAATTAAATAAAATCATTGAAAGAATGTTCTTAGAGTATTTATTACAATTCAATAAGGAATTCTTTTGGGAAAATATTGATAAGTTTGATTTAACAAAAATTATTGATTTGCTTTGGTACTTAGATTTTAATGATATAGATTTTGATAAAGTTGATAGTAATGAAGTATTAAAAGAGTTATATAATGCAAAAGGTTATCTAAATAATTTAGAAAAAAGTGAAGATTTTAGTTTTCAAATTTTGATGTTAATAAAAAGAAATAATGCTGACATAAATGCTGATTTAAATTTTGACTTTTTATGTACAACTTGTAAAAAAACTCTTCCAATATATTCTACAAGATGTCCACATTGTCACAATACCTTAACATTTAAAGTAAAACATAGTTTAATCAAGGGAATAAGTGAAAAAAATCAATCTTTACAGTGA
- a CDS encoding RidA family protein codes for MEIIKTESAPAAIGPYSQAVKYNGLVYTSGQIALTPEGELVERDIKKQTHQVLTNLQNVLAEANSSLEKVLKVTIYLENMEDFGIVNVIYGEYFGDHKPARSTVAVKTLPKNVLVEMDTIAICDDVINL; via the coding sequence ATGGAAATAATTAAAACAGAAAGTGCACCAGCTGCAATAGGACCTTATTCTCAAGCAGTTAAATATAATGGATTAGTTTATACTTCTGGTCAAATTGCTCTTACTCCTGAAGGTGAGTTAGTTGAGAGAGATATAAAAAAGCAAACACATCAAGTTTTAACAAATCTGCAAAATGTATTGGCAGAAGCAAATAGTTCTTTAGAAAAAGTTTTAAAAGTTACAATTTATTTAGAAAACATGGAAGATTTTGGTATTGTAAATGTTATCTATGGTGAGTATTTTGGTGATCATAAGCCTGCACGAAGTACAGTTGCTGTAAAAACTTTACCAAAAAATGTTTTAGTTGAAATGGATACAATTGCCATTTGTGATGATGTAATAAACCTATAA
- the dnaG gene encoding DNA primase translates to MINKDSIENLKNNIDIVDTISQFLQLKKSGANFKACCPFHGESTPSFVVSPAKQIYHCFGCGAGGDSIKFVMEYEKLSYPEAIEKLASMNNFTLVYDDTNQKKQDTKAIEEINKYYKKNFVTNDTAKEYIKSRGIYESSIEKFEIGYAPSSGETINYLKSNFLNLNDAKELGIIDTGANGLYARFIERITFPIYSLNGGLVGFGGRTITGHNAKYVNSPQTKIFNKSRLLYGYNLSKEKIYKKKEIIITEGYLDVIMLHQAGFDNAVATLGTALTKDHLPILKRGEPRVIVAYDGDNAGLNAAFKASLLMAHNDFEGGVIIFEKGFDPADMVKDGKVEELNKIFSKPKPFIPFAIDHIISQFDLSDPQNKQKALQEVNEFLNTLNAIYHDEYSRYIAQKLNIRENLIKITKSTINRNNNVQLSKVDIGELCIIKAILNDKKRLSSVLDIIDASMFDYHKNEFEILLANIDDERLNSVLLNERLEDYDDERLNAELLILLGKFYTNKLNEVLYDKNYTFNEKSSLIRKIRDNISMLKKGKLITYNL, encoded by the coding sequence ATGATAAACAAAGATTCTATAGAAAATTTAAAAAACAATATTGACATAGTTGATACAATCTCACAATTCTTACAATTAAAAAAATCAGGTGCTAATTTTAAAGCGTGTTGTCCTTTTCATGGAGAAAGTACTCCTTCTTTTGTCGTTAGTCCAGCTAAGCAGATATATCATTGTTTTGGGTGTGGAGCAGGTGGTGATTCCATTAAGTTTGTTATGGAGTATGAAAAACTTTCATATCCAGAAGCTATTGAAAAATTAGCTAGTATGAATAATTTTACTTTAGTTTATGATGACACAAATCAGAAAAAACAAGATACAAAAGCAATTGAAGAGATTAATAAATATTATAAGAAAAATTTTGTAACTAATGATACTGCAAAAGAGTATATAAAAAGCAGGGGGATTTACGAATCTTCAATAGAAAAGTTTGAAATAGGTTATGCTCCAAGTTCAGGTGAGACTATAAATTATTTAAAATCAAATTTTTTAAATCTTAATGATGCAAAAGAATTAGGGATTATTGATACAGGGGCAAATGGTTTATATGCAAGATTTATAGAAAGAATTACTTTTCCTATTTATTCATTAAATGGGGGCTTAGTTGGTTTTGGTGGTCGAACAATCACTGGACACAATGCAAAATATGTAAATTCGCCTCAAACTAAAATCTTCAATAAATCAAGACTTTTATATGGTTACAATCTTTCAAAAGAGAAAATCTATAAGAAAAAAGAGATAATAATCACAGAAGGTTATTTGGATGTAATAATGTTACATCAAGCAGGTTTTGACAATGCAGTTGCAACCTTGGGAACTGCACTAACAAAAGATCACTTACCCATATTAAAAAGAGGAGAACCGCGTGTAATTGTGGCCTATGATGGAGATAATGCAGGACTAAATGCTGCTTTTAAAGCTTCACTTCTAATGGCACACAATGACTTTGAAGGTGGAGTTATTATTTTTGAAAAAGGCTTTGACCCCGCAGATATGGTAAAAGATGGAAAAGTTGAAGAACTAAACAAAATATTTTCTAAACCAAAACCTTTTATACCTTTTGCCATTGATCATATTATCTCACAATTTGATTTAAGTGATCCACAAAATAAACAAAAAGCTTTGCAGGAAGTAAATGAGTTTTTAAATACTTTAAATGCAATATATCATGATGAATACTCAAGATATATTGCTCAAAAGTTAAATATCAGAGAGAATTTAATAAAAATAACTAAGAGTACAATAAATAGAAATAATAATGTACAACTATCAAAAGTGGATATAGGTGAACTTTGTATCATAAAAGCAATTTTAAATGATAAAAAAAGATTATCAAGTGTGTTAGATATAATAGATGCATCTATGTTTGATTATCATAAAAATGAGTTTGAAATATTATTAGCAAATATAGATGATGAAAGATTAAATTCAGTACTTCTAAATGAGAGATTAGAAGATTATGATGATGAAAGATTAAATGCAGAGTTATTGATTTTATTAGGAAAATTCTATACAAATAAATTAAATGAAGTTTTATATGATAAGAATTATACTTTTAATGAAAAAAGTTCTTTGATACGAAAAATAAGAGATAATATATCAATGTTAAAAAAAGGTAAATTAATAACTTATAATTTATAA
- the rplU gene encoding 50S ribosomal protein L21 translates to MYAIIKCGGKQYKVSEGDMIDIDYTGKAAKESLEITDVLAVNDGELKCGDAISSAKVEAVVVLDGTGANRDRKVLIYKKRRRKDSKLKKGFRRSFTKIRITKIAA, encoded by the coding sequence ATGTATGCAATTATAAAGTGTGGTGGTAAGCAGTATAAGGTTTCAGAAGGCGATATGATCGATATCGACTATACTGGAAAAGCTGCGAAAGAATCTTTAGAGATTACTGATGTATTAGCAGTAAACGATGGAGAATTAAAATGTGGTGATGCTATTTCTTCTGCAAAAGTAGAAGCTGTAGTGGTATTAGACGGTACTGGTGCAAATAGAGACAGAAAAGTTCTTATTTACAAAAAAAGAAGAAGAAAAGATTCTAAATTAAAAAAAGGTTTCAGAAGAAGCTTTACAAAAATTAGAATTACTAAAATAGCTGCATAA
- the aroC gene encoding chorismate synthase has translation MNSFGQKFRFSTFGESHGNALGCIVDGVPAGIKIDEKFIQAEMDRRRPGKNEFATARKEGDKVEILSGVFEGKTTGSPIAMVIFNENQKSKDYTNIKDLFRPGHADFTYFHKYGLRDYRGGGRSSARETAARVAAGAIAKLLIAEVGIEIRSGIFAIDGIESSSFDFDYAKTSAIYSLDKNKEEFQKEAILAAKNSHNSVGGVALVNVKNAPIGLGEPLYYRLDAQIAAAMMGINAVKAVEIGDGIEASKVKGYDNNDQIDKNGFKTNHSGGILGGISNGDDINVKVYFKATPSVFIKQESIDIHNNEVSCELKGRHDPCVAVRGSIVAESMMAIVIADMLLLNMSSNINSIKKVYS, from the coding sequence ATGAATAGTTTTGGGCAGAAGTTTAGATTTTCAACATTTGGAGAAAGTCATGGAAATGCACTAGGTTGCATTGTTGATGGAGTTCCTGCAGGAATAAAAATCGATGAGAAATTTATACAAGCAGAGATGGATAGAAGAAGACCTGGTAAAAATGAATTTGCCACAGCAAGAAAAGAAGGTGATAAAGTAGAAATACTTTCAGGAGTATTTGAAGGTAAAACAACTGGTTCACCTATTGCAATGGTTATATTCAATGAAAACCAAAAAAGTAAAGACTATACAAATATAAAAGACCTTTTTAGACCAGGACATGCAGACTTTACATATTTTCATAAATATGGACTAAGAGATTATAGAGGTGGAGGAAGAAGTAGTGCAAGAGAAACAGCTGCAAGAGTAGCAGCAGGAGCTATTGCTAAACTTCTTATTGCAGAAGTTGGTATTGAGATAAGAAGTGGAATCTTTGCAATTGATGGAATTGAAAGTTCTAGTTTTGATTTTGATTATGCAAAAACTTCTGCAATATATTCACTAGATAAAAATAAAGAAGAGTTTCAAAAAGAAGCAATTTTAGCTGCTAAAAACTCACATAATAGTGTGGGTGGAGTGGCTTTAGTAAATGTAAAAAATGCACCAATTGGTTTAGGTGAACCACTATATTATAGACTAGATGCTCAAATAGCAGCTGCTATGATGGGAATCAATGCAGTTAAAGCTGTAGAAATTGGTGATGGAATAGAAGCTAGTAAAGTAAAAGGTTATGATAATAATGACCAAATAGATAAAAATGGATTTAAGACAAATCACTCAGGTGGAATCTTAGGTGGAATATCAAATGGTGATGACATCAATGTAAAAGTATACTTTAAAGCAACACCATCGGTGTTTATCAAACAAGAGAGTATTGATATTCATAATAATGAAGTTTCATGTGAGTTAAAAGGAAGACATGATCCTTGTGTTGCTGTTAGAGGTTCAATTGTTGCTGAGTCTATGATGGCAATAGTTATTGCTGATATGTTACTTTTAAACATGAGTAGCAATATAAATAGTATAAAAAAAGTTTATAGTTAA
- the rnhA gene encoding ribonuclease HI gives MKKINLYSDGSSLGNPGPGGYGTILEFNGKQKELSGGEDNTTNNRMELKGVIEGLKALKEPCDVHITSDSTYVVKGINEWLSSWIKNDWKSSTKKPVKNDDLWKEYVEVSKSHKILASWVKGHAGHEENERCDILAKDFAQNIKEKNE, from the coding sequence GTGAAAAAAATCAATCTTTACAGTGATGGTTCATCTTTAGGCAATCCAGGTCCGGGTGGATATGGAACAATTTTAGAGTTTAATGGAAAACAAAAAGAGCTAAGTGGTGGTGAAGATAATACTACAAATAATAGAATGGAATTAAAAGGTGTTATTGAGGGATTAAAAGCTTTAAAAGAGCCTTGTGATGTACATATTACTTCTGATTCTACTTATGTAGTAAAAGGAATAAATGAATGGTTAAGTTCATGGATTAAAAATGATTGGAAATCATCAACAAAAAAACCTGTAAAAAATGATGATTTATGGAAAGAGTACGTAGAAGTATCAAAAAGTCACAAAATTTTAGCTTCATGGGTAAAAGGTCATGCAGGACATGAAGAAAATGAAAGATGTGATATACTTGCAAAAGATTTTGCACAAAATATAAAGGAAAAAAATGAGTGA
- the rpmA gene encoding 50S ribosomal protein L27, with protein sequence MAHKKGQGSTQNNRDSAGRRLGVKKYGGEAVKAGNIIIRQRGTKVHVGNNVGIGKDHTIFALIDGVVKFEVKDKDRKKVSVYAS encoded by the coding sequence ATGGCTCATAAAAAGGGACAAGGTAGTACACAGAATAATAGAGACTCAGCTGGTAGAAGACTTGGAGTTAAAAAATATGGTGGGGAAGCTGTAAAAGCTGGAAATATCATCATCAGACAAAGAGGTACGAAAGTACATGTTGGTAACAATGTTGGTATTGGTAAAGACCACACAATTTTTGCTTTAATTGACGGAGTTGTAAAATTCGAAGTTAAAGATAAAGATAGAAAAAAAGTTTCAGTTTACGCTTCGTAA
- a CDS encoding TonB-dependent receptor gives MLNLKNKTFLTIVSSILFTNLYANDTQKLEEITVTAQKSEEDVQKVPMSVFVLNKERLNDSSITKLDEIGLYTPNLLLFNTGEEGLVTPSIRGISGDISSFSTPVSLYVDGVPIMNSFGYTSALLDVDRIEVLKGPQGTLYGKNSEVGVINVITNKPNNIFRGKLSTTIANEGKREYKAIVSGPIIKDKFYIGLAYKHDERDGFIKNKNKNKKENNKEGDYGKINLRFTPTDNLDISLIATKSKRDDGSLDWAKAGQNNNIEVSSNLIGYSKPKETSYSLNVQYDIDDNTKFTSTSAKRNYKENVALDIDLTPFTISHIYRDYEFDSFSQEFKLENDFKNTKLTTGIFFSKEDDDIAFKQIMFLNPLGNSSLQNLNSKTYSFYTNIDTGITENFRINAGIRYEYEKKNLKVNSSNIYLEKNFENILPKLSLIYNFNEDTMMYFTVAKGNRSGGFNPFISLENSKKYTNEELISYELGYKTYLFNNSILFNSSIYYMNIDNMQVQLRDSTSNPYMANAAKATSKGIEVEIQAFLTNNLVLFANGALNHTTFDEYNDSEDYSGNKNPFSPKYNFNLGLQYENENGYLGKIDLSGYGKTYFDPANKYSQKAYQLVNTKIGYKTKEYEIYLYGKNIFDKKHIATNAYMNGNTSVYYDDKEFGIQLTYKF, from the coding sequence ATGTTAAATTTAAAGAATAAAACATTTTTAACAATTGTAAGTAGTATTTTATTTACAAACTTATATGCAAATGATACACAAAAATTGGAAGAAATAACTGTTACAGCACAAAAGAGTGAAGAAGATGTTCAAAAAGTACCTATGAGTGTCTTTGTATTAAATAAAGAACGATTAAATGATAGTTCTATTACAAAATTAGATGAGATAGGTCTTTACACTCCTAATTTACTTCTATTTAATACAGGGGAAGAAGGATTAGTAACTCCATCAATAAGAGGAATATCTGGTGATATTAGTTCTTTTTCTACTCCTGTTAGTCTATATGTAGATGGTGTTCCAATAATGAACAGCTTCGGGTACACAAGTGCTTTACTTGATGTTGATAGAATAGAAGTTCTGAAAGGTCCACAAGGAACTTTATATGGAAAGAATTCTGAAGTTGGAGTAATAAATGTAATAACAAATAAGCCCAATAATATATTTAGAGGAAAACTTTCTACAACAATTGCAAATGAAGGAAAAAGAGAATATAAAGCTATAGTATCAGGACCAATAATAAAAGATAAATTCTATATTGGACTTGCATATAAACATGATGAGAGAGATGGCTTTATAAAAAATAAAAATAAAAATAAAAAAGAAAATAATAAAGAAGGTGACTATGGAAAAATAAATCTAAGATTTACACCTACTGATAATTTAGACATTTCTCTAATTGCGACAAAAAGTAAAAGAGATGATGGTTCTTTAGATTGGGCAAAAGCAGGACAAAATAACAATATAGAAGTTTCATCAAATCTCATAGGATATTCTAAGCCAAAAGAGACTTCTTATTCTTTAAATGTACAATACGATATAGATGATAATACAAAATTTACATCAACAAGTGCAAAAAGAAATTATAAAGAAAATGTTGCACTAGACATTGATTTAACACCTTTTACAATTTCTCACATTTATAGGGATTATGAGTTTGACAGTTTTTCACAAGAATTTAAACTAGAAAATGATTTTAAGAATACAAAATTAACTACAGGAATTTTTTTTAGTAAAGAAGATGACGATATAGCCTTTAAACAAATAATGTTCTTAAATCCATTAGGCAATAGTTCATTACAAAACTTAAACTCAAAAACATATAGTTTTTATACAAATATTGATACTGGAATAACTGAAAATTTTAGGATAAATGCAGGAATAAGATATGAGTATGAGAAGAAAAATTTAAAAGTAAACTCAAGTAATATATATCTTGAAAAAAACTTTGAAAATATCTTGCCAAAGTTATCTTTAATATATAATTTTAATGAAGATACTATGATGTATTTTACAGTAGCTAAAGGAAATAGAAGTGGAGGTTTTAATCCATTTATATCTTTAGAAAATAGTAAAAAATACACTAACGAAGAGTTAATATCCTATGAATTAGGTTATAAGACATATTTATTTAATAATAGTATATTATTTAACTCTTCAATTTATTATATGAATATTGATAATATGCAAGTTCAATTAAGAGATAGTACTTCCAATCCATATATGGCAAATGCCGCAAAAGCAACTTCAAAGGGAATAGAAGTAGAAATACAAGCATTTCTAACAAATAATCTTGTTTTATTTGCAAATGGAGCATTAAATCATACTACATTTGATGAATATAACGATAGCGAAGATTATAGTGGAAATAAGAACCCTTTTTCTCCAAAATACAATTTTAACCTTGGTCTTCAATATGAAAATGAAAATGGATACTTAGGAAAAATTGATTTATCAGGATATGGGAAAACATATTTTGATCCAGCAAATAAATACTCTCAAAAAGCATATCAGTTAGTGAATACTAAGATTGGGTATAAAACAAAAGAATATGAAATCTATCTATATGGAAAAAATATATTTGATAAAAAACATATAGCTACAAATGCATATATGAATGGTAATACATCTGTATATTATGATGATAAAGAGTTTGGTATTCAACTAACATATAAATTTTAA
- a CDS encoding AraC family transcriptional regulator, with protein MHKLSLKDLLFNNLCSNDKILKNTFPREIGKDYMEKLCIQDGILLLKTDFDFFKPTQIETKQDEKKFVITFSLKGNSRYKSYDKKEKIHFNEGFTTISLFNKTEGVREFNNEKVEQIRLIINEDFLERNFEETILKKYKNNQNLTLIDFSPTRIETKYILSDIYTHSYTNELSSLFLQSKILELLYLEINKISEKKEIISLNTYDKKQIYKAKEILFENIQNPPSIVELAKKVCLNEFKLKKGFRQVFNESPHKLLSKYKLTKAKKMLESGEYNINEVAYLTGYKYANNFTNAFFKEFNIKPKDSMKNRKIY; from the coding sequence ATGCATAAATTAAGTTTAAAAGACTTATTATTTAATAATCTTTGTTCAAATGATAAAATCTTAAAAAATACATTTCCCCGTGAAATAGGAAAAGACTATATGGAAAAACTATGTATTCAAGATGGTATTTTATTATTAAAAACTGATTTTGATTTTTTTAAACCAACTCAAATAGAAACAAAGCAAGATGAAAAAAAGTTTGTTATTACTTTTTCATTGAAAGGTAATTCAAGGTATAAAAGTTATGATAAAAAAGAAAAAATTCACTTTAATGAGGGATTTACTACTATCTCACTTTTTAATAAGACAGAAGGAGTTCGTGAATTTAATAATGAAAAAGTTGAACAAATAAGATTAATAATAAATGAAGATTTTTTAGAAAGAAATTTTGAAGAGACAATTTTGAAAAAATATAAAAATAATCAAAATCTAACTTTAATTGATTTTTCTCCTACACGAATAGAAACAAAATATATTTTAAGTGATATATATACACATTCTTATACTAATGAATTAAGTAGCTTATTTTTACAAAGTAAAATATTAGAATTACTTTATCTTGAAATAAATAAAATTTCTGAAAAAAAAGAAATAATAAGTCTTAATACTTATGATAAAAAGCAAATTTATAAAGCAAAAGAAATATTATTTGAAAATATTCAAAATCCTCCATCTATTGTTGAACTTGCAAAAAAAGTATGCTTAAATGAATTTAAACTAAAAAAAGGATTTAGACAAGTATTTAATGAAAGTCCACATAAACTTTTATCAAAATACAAATTAACAAAAGCAAAAAAGATGTTAGAATCAGGAGAATATAATATAAATGAAGTTGCATATTTAACTGGATATAAATATGCCAACAACTTCACTAATGCTTTTTTTAAAGAGTTTAATATAAAACCTAAAGATAGTATGAAAAACAGAAAGATTTATTAA
- a CDS encoding methyltransferase gives MSKNINKYLNMLLVQQKVELLSIALDLEIFKLLEEEKHTSLSLARKINTHEENTEILLDSLIFLELVTKVQEIYVNTQITRKFFIIGKESYCGDVFLHRKELLNKANKMLSLLIKEGNDLIKDSTHPEKWAEAAKENLKQEQKNLIAPFALNIVKELKEFKNFNKMLDLGCSSGIVALEFVKNYPSLNAVCFDYKEVTDVVKTHIKEYKLENKVNVLSGDIEEDDIGNKYDLIWCSNVFYFLKDRDQLIKKLYDALNPNGVLVTCHIEKNDKNIICENSFFYFLFLNLQGKKYLKEDHLISTFKRVGFKNIESFENKDFPMTPIQIHILKK, from the coding sequence ATGTCAAAAAATATAAATAAATATCTTAATATGCTTTTAGTTCAGCAAAAAGTAGAACTACTGTCAATAGCATTAGATTTAGAAATTTTTAAACTATTAGAAGAAGAGAAACACACTTCTCTTAGCTTAGCAAGAAAAATAAATACTCATGAAGAAAACACAGAAATTTTACTTGATTCATTAATCTTTTTAGAACTTGTTACAAAAGTTCAAGAAATATATGTGAATACACAAATTACAAGAAAGTTCTTTATTATAGGTAAGGAAAGTTATTGTGGAGATGTTTTCTTACATAGAAAAGAATTATTAAATAAAGCAAATAAAATGTTAAGTTTATTAATCAAAGAGGGCAATGACTTAATTAAAGATTCAACGCATCCTGAAAAATGGGCAGAAGCAGCAAAGGAAAATTTGAAGCAAGAACAAAAGAATCTTATTGCTCCTTTTGCACTAAATATTGTAAAAGAGTTAAAAGAATTCAAAAACTTTAATAAAATGTTAGATTTAGGTTGTTCCTCTGGAATCGTTGCATTAGAATTTGTGAAAAATTACCCTTCATTAAATGCAGTATGTTTTGATTATAAAGAAGTAACAGATGTAGTTAAAACCCATATAAAAGAATATAAACTTGAAAATAAAGTTAATGTACTTAGTGGTGACATTGAGGAAGATGATATAGGTAATAAGTATGATTTAATTTGGTGCAGTAATGTTTTCTATTTTTTAAAAGATAGAGATCAATTGATAAAGAAACTCTATGATGCATTAAATCCAAATGGAGTTTTAGTTACTTGTCATATTGAAAAAAATGACAAAAATATAATTTGTGAAAATAGTTTTTTTTATTTCTTATTTTTAAATTTACAAGGTAAAAAATATTTAAAAGAAGACCACTTAATAAGTACTTTTAAAAGAGTCGGATTTAAAAATATAGAGTCATTTGAAAATAAAGATTTTCCAATGACTCCCATACAAATACATATTTTAAAGAAATAA